One genomic region from Quercus robur chromosome 4, dhQueRobu3.1, whole genome shotgun sequence encodes:
- the LOC126722479 gene encoding putative disease resistance protein RGA4 → MAEGALFHLAEKVLELLRSVTLQEVKLASSVKTEIEKLTSTVTTIQAVILDAEKQSSQDHQIKDWLRKLKDVLHDADDLLDDFSTDVLRQKVMTKKVSIFCSSSNRLTFSPKMGHEIKAIRERLNAITKDKEDFHFSQSFVEPQVMNRERGAYSFVFEEVVGRENDKEVIIERLFNDNVVENISIIPIVGIGGLGKTTLAQLVYNDENVDKNFELKLWICISDIFDVKRIVKESLEQLTKRKHEGSFEILEKQFREGFNGKKYLLVLDNLWIEDKKKWLLLRNLLMVGARGSRIIVTTRSKRVAWIIGPISWYALKGLPIEKSWSLFVKMAFEQGQLLEHQAFISIGKEIVDKCGGVPLIVRTIASLLRSKPSENEWQSFKNYELSKITQQEEYDISLTLRLSYDHLPSHLKQCFAYCKLFPKDSKIDVKTLIHLWAAQGFIKLSNSKQCIEDVGKEYFMVLLWRSFFQDVIKDELGNLVFCKMHDLMHDLANLVAGAESTMLTLSEEHIDEKLRHVSFDLRYSLRQFPIPMVKGMKIRTILGASVGQELSKLTCDALISNLNYLRTLDLSKLKLCIVPNSIGELKHLRYLDLSENEDIEFLPNSITKLLNLQTLKLKYCKSLRELPREIKNFVNLRHLDIFECQRLTHMPLGLDLCTSLEILPLFVVSKAKCSGGLSELKELSNLGGSLSINNLGHGKDDMLELECEAAKLKEKQQLQQLKLWWDSRWAENNLSYDEMSLEKLQPHPNLKALKLWFYMGVIIPSWVSSLTNIVDLEFYRNRNLQHLPPLNQLPFLKSVILKYMEALEYISKDTISKALGSSKTTFFPSLSSLIMYECPNLKGWWRKVDDNEYGSNTESINNSDDINLRNIRRG, encoded by the exons ATGGCTGAAGGAGCTTTGTTCCACCTTGCAGAAAAAGTCCTTGAACTGCTGCGTTCCGTAACTCTCCAAGAGGTCAAACTGGCCTCTAGTGTCAAAACAGAGATTGAAAAACTAACAAGCACTGTTACCACAATCCAAGCAGTGATTCTAGATGCAGAAAAGCAGAGTTCTCAAGACCATCAGATCAAAGATTGGCTCAGAAAGCTTAAGGATGTTCTCCATGATGCAGATGACTTGCTGGATGATTTCTCCACTGATGTTTTGCGACAGAAAGTGATGACAAAGAAGGTAAGCATTTTCTGTTCAAGTTCTAACCGGCTTACTTTTAGTCCTAAGATGGGTCATGAAATAAAAGCAATTAGGGAGAGACTAAATGCCATTACAAAAGATAAGGaggattttcattttagtcAAAGCTTCGTTGAGCCACAAGTCATGAATAGGGAAAGGGGAGCTTATTCTTTTGTATTTGAAGAAGTTGTTGGGAGAGAGAATGATAAGGAAGTGATTATAGAACGTCTTTTTAATGATAATGTTGTAGAGAATATTTCTATCATTCCAATAGTTGGCATTGGAGGATTGGGGAAGACAACCTTAGCTCAGCTAGTATATAATGATGAAAATGTGGACAAAAATTTTGAGCTAAAGCTTTGGATTTGTATCTCTGATATCTTTGATGTAAAACGaattgttaaagaaagtttagaacaattgacaAAGAGGAAGCATGAAGGAAGCTTTGAGATCTTGGAAAAACAGTTTCGAGAAGgatttaatggaaaaaaatactTGCTTGTCCTGGACAATTTGTGGATTGAGGATAAAAAGAAATGGCTTCTCTTGAGAAATTTGCTAATGGTTGGTGCAAGGGGAAGTAGGATAATCGTGACCACACGCTCAAAAAGGGTAGCATGGATAATAGGGCCAATTTCATGGTATGCTCTAAAAGGCCTACCTATAGAAAAGAGTTGGAGCTTGTTTGTAAAAATGGCATTTGAACAAGGCCAACTGCTAGAACACCAAGCCTTTATAAGCATAGGAAAAGAGATTGTGGATAAGTGTGGTGGGGTACCTCTCATCGTAAGGACAATAGCAAGCTTGCTACGTTCCAAACCTTCAGAAAATGAATGGCAATCCTTCAAAAACTATGAACTCTCAAAAATAACACAACAAGAAGAATATGATATTTCATTAACACTTAGGCTGAGTTATGATCATCTACCATCACACTTAAAGCAATGCTTTGCTTATTGTAAATTGTTTCCAAAAGATTCCAAAATTGATGTAAAAACACTTATTCATCTTTGGGCAGCGCAAGGTTTTATTAAGTTATCAAATTCAAAGCAATGTATTGAGGATGTTGGCAAAGAGTATTTTATGGTATTACTTTGGAGGTCTTTTTTTCAGGAtgtaataaaagatgaattggGCAATTTAGTATTTTGCAAAATGCACGATCTCATGCATGATCTAGCAAATCTTGTGGCTGGGGCAGAAAGTACCATGTTAACTTTAAGTGAGGAACATATTGATGAAAAACTTCGTCATGTATCATTTGATCTTAGGTATTCATTGAGGCAATTCCCAATCCCCATGGTTAAAGGAATGAAAATACGAACAATTCTTGGAGCTAGTGTAGGGCAAGAGTTGAGTAAATTAACTTGTGATGCACTCATTTCAAATCTCAATTATTTACGCACATTAGATTTGAGTAAATTAAAGCTATGTATAGTGCCAAATTCAATTGGAGAATTAAAGCATTTACGATATCTTGATCTTTCTGAAAATGAAGATATTGAATTTCTCCCTAATTCCATTACTAAACTGTTGAATTTGCAAACATTAAAACTCAAGTATTGTAAGTCGCTTAGAGAATTACCGagggaaattaaaaattttgtcaatCTCAGGCATCTAGATATTTTTGAATGTCAAAGATTGACTCATATGCCCCTTGGACTTGATCTTtgtacttctcttgagatactaCCACTTTTTGTTGTAAGCAAGGCTAAGTGTAGTGGTGGATTGAGTGAATTGAAGGAGTTAAGTAATTTGGGAGGAAGCCTAAGTATTAACAATTTGGGACATGGAAAAGATGACATGCTGGAGCTGGAATGTGAAGCTGCAAAACTGAAGGAGAAACAACAACTTCAACAATTGAAATTATGGTGGGACTCAAGGTGGGctgaaaataatttaagttaTGATGAAATGTCACTAGAAAAGCTCCAACCACATCCAAATCTTAAAGCTTTGAAGTTGTGGTTTTATATGGGTGTGATAATTCCAAGTTGGGTTTCTTCGCTCACTAATATTGTCGATTTGGAGTTCTATAGAAACAGAAACTTGCAACACCTCCCACCATTAAATCAACTACCTTTTCTAAAGTCCGTCATCCTTAAGTATATGGAAGCACTTGAATACATATCGAAAGATACTATTAGTAAAGCACTTGGTTCCTCAAAAACAACATTCTTCCCATCCTTATCTTCTCTCATAATGTATGAATGCCCAAATTTGAAGGGTTGGTGGAGGAAAGTTGATG ACAATGAATATGGGAGCAACACAGAGTCCATCAACAACAGTGACGACATCAACCTCCGCAACATTAGAAGAGGTTAA